A DNA window from Zingiber officinale cultivar Zhangliang chromosome 3A, Zo_v1.1, whole genome shotgun sequence contains the following coding sequences:
- the LOC122052478 gene encoding pentatricopeptide repeat-containing protein At1g11900-like isoform X1, with product MATAILSLSRQSFQVLRRMQSRYSRPSFVHHVLWNNMTVSGKHPPLLSITHSITTQEPSRQENVIKDLELFIKSKKDIEAISVKKICTEYIEKLCRSGHLADTAHVFRHLHGGDIKLGLNTYNLLLAGAVEMNNFTLFSEVFKSLLMSKLSPDIISYKKVAQTLERVSDSNVICDFVKDVSDITSCTDCTVINRIIYTAAKLGMIDKSLMIFEVLKNHHLKMDTITFNTVLEILGKGGRTSEMLSEFLVMKDLGHVPDIITYSTLINNLRRFGRLDLCKTIASEISEKGIQLDLLTYTALVDAFGRSGKVEDAFWIFEEMKKFHNPSIYAYRAIISNLKKMGKFELALRLSSEMNLSTTKLAGPEEFKQRRKNRWKIQ from the exons atggcgaCGGCGATCTTATCCTTATCGCGACAGTCATTCCAGGTTCTTCGGAGGATGCAATCA AGGTACAGCAGGCCCTCATTTGTTCATCATGTTCTGTGGAATAACATGACCGTCAGTGGTAAGCATCCACCACTGTTGTCAATCACGCATTCCATCACAACACAAGAACCTTCTCGACAAGAAAATGTAATCAAGGACTTGGAGCTCTTTATAAAGAGTAAGAAGGATATTGAAGCAATTTCAGTGAAGAAAATTTGTACAGAGTATATTGAGAAACTTTGTAGATCAGGCCATTTGGCAGATACTGCTCATGTATTTAGACATCTACATGGTGGAGACATCAAGCTGGGCCTAAATACCTATAACCTTCTTCTGGCAGGTGCAGTCGAAATGAATAATTTCACTCTTTTCTCTGAGGTCTTCAAGAGTTTGCTAATGTCTAAATTGTCTCCTGATATTATATCTTACAAAAAAGTTGCACAAACTCTTGAAAGGGTATCTGACTCAAATGTGATATGTGACTTTGTGAAAGATGTATCTGACATTACAAGTTGCACAGATTGTACTGTGATAAACAGAATCATATACACGGCTGCTAAATTGGGGATGATTGATAAAAGCTTGATGATATTTGAAGTGTTGAAAAATCATCATCTGAAAATGGACACAATCACATTTAATACAGTTTTAGAGATATTAGGTAAAGGAGGTAGGACAAGCGAGATGCTATCTGAGTTTCTGGTGATGAAAGATCTTGGACATGTTCCTGATATTATTACTTATAGCACATTGATCAACAATTTGCGTAGATTTGGTAGGCTAGATCTCTGCAAGACAATTGCAAGCGAAATATCCGAGAAAGGAATTCAGTTAGACTTGCTAACTTATACTGCCCTAGTTGATGCATTTGGACGCTCAGGAAAGGTGGAAGATGCATTTTGGATATTTGAAGagatgaagaaatttcataaccCATCCATATATGCCTATCGTGCAATTATTAGCAACTTGAAAAAGATGGGAAAATTTGAACTAGCACTTCGTTTATCTTCAGAAATGAACTTGAGCACTACAAAACTTGCTGGTCCAGAAGAATTTAAACAGAGAAGAAAGAACAGATGGAAAATACAGTAA
- the LOC122052478 gene encoding uncharacterized protein LOC122052478 isoform X2, with protein sequence MERSLITDEFLWMLSGEELCQIGGLEGWVVDLVQLGLEVKNLPRSILSGNINNLLQVSLDQRSQGQGMIGFWIGRSLVKGGEIRREKRDLMSVPMKGPGSLERIGTTITGTEIETKKGRETGKGIEIEIGRKIVVETVTMTVIELVVGTRKGTMVVTMTVSMNVIVHVIGIENEKETMIKLVMKEKVVVIFMTRILNMAVSQSMAGKGLAQGREMLNMTMAKNGTKD encoded by the exons ATGGAAAGAAGCTTGATAACAGATGAGTTCTTGTGGATGTTGAGCGGGGAAGAACTGTGCCAAATTGGAGGCCTCGAAGGTTGGGTGGTGGACTTGGTACAACTAGGACTGGAGGTGAAGAATTTACCCAGAAGCATTCTGTCAG GGAACATCAACAACTTGCTTCAGGTCAGTCTAGATCAGAGGAGCCAAGGGCAAGGGATGATCGGCTTCTGGATTG GGAGAAGTCTCGTGAAAGGGGGCGAGATcaggagagagaagagagacctCATGAGCGTTCCCATGAAAGGGCCCGGGAGCCTAGAGAGGATAGGCACCACCATCACAGGGACCGAGATAGAAACAAAGAAAGGGAGAGAGACAGGGAAAGGGATAGAGATAGAGATAGGGAGAAAGATCGTGGTTGAGACCGTGACCATGACCGTGATCGAGCTCGTGGTAGGGACAAGGAAAGGAACCATGGTCGTGACTATGACCGTGAGCATGAACGTGATCGTCCACGTGATAGGGATCGAGAACGAGAAAGAGACTATGATCAAGCTGGTTATGAAAGAGAAGGTGGTGGTTATATTCATGACAAGGATTCTGAATATGGCAGTCAGTCAAAGCATGGCAGGGAAAGGTCTGGCACAAGGGAGAGAAATGTTGAACATGACAATGGCCAAGAATGGTACGAAGGATTAA